The Plasmodium brasilianum strain Bolivian I chromosome 14, whole genome shotgun sequence genome contains a region encoding:
- a CDS encoding hypothetical protein (conserved Plasmodium protein): MISDKKKIYNEDGLRYLKVYANILFKYTVEEKEKVSVELALLSEKIKNGKRLIKINIDLIVIIFFFIVLYTSNSIVNTKNFQNYIYNNINESKTYSESFYKSLSDEIKKINNDFSYATREKDYTLFKNIHSKFELSSWVKNTFTEKVSYPNFLNSNILFGNCWRITMRLYKKNGEDILRNIYKYKKIYEIYPDSIFSNDIEDARNVNSLYFDKKWNYLFSYEKSYKKIGGLYQIICEKDYDKIQEQLSQGTNIYSADFPYFIPAIILTNYNVSSVALDFLLFNPVLNMISYNVLKFAFLPNAKTYKEIVTMAASYNQFSIYFILSLAIFLLIFFIYVLTNIRKLAMLASYEEGKHKMHALHSLGDVKAVADLLQEVNFTISIIELIKSILISITIVTFTLSCFVFLKRFGLLIKKYSNVEKNIKKDFLYPFFIIIAIILGCLAIFSLFSYKLFHISENVNSSMLYVFIFNVCIIFANFQGFNISSIVSEETTLSYFYSIPALFFIVTVSFSFIFFLAIKSFIKRNQKIYDAFIYQYGTKLLRHNNKYKKNKGNKIESGQDDDTIYDEGKVRKGKSFVRECSTEEKKKKTSRLNSTELIVHSHEQIDEQYEKDRSDNTQKYTGEMVSNGSGSRSSRSSGSNSSISGGVHSLYNSDDLNISNESNVYEVDPDELDNKDLCYNDILDICEKSNGNEDIRNVEKEKNNNEKKEKKKALFRIEKIFNKFLNLNDFLPLSFKKKKLILRIYNNHKKKSVGIIFSIFVYTTLLIFIMLFLINDYKKIRESDNLLKYQLENIDSSPRSSIYTKMIFHHLRKNINVNIKKGNFNFNEIKNKSDVIKWLNNSFISFLQNSPTAVGNDVHNYETFKWMDIFSIRGEEIKVNITFREKINSSNNALICDRARKNCYINIKNERLILQSKLDDIALLINNSVERIEISFILFDKNDLHSVLVTIHFVFTSSGYISKNIYFGHLFFKSFNISYFKGVVINLLFITILFSLFIVIYIYLITNFRDFYNIFLSVLSKNFVHLPMNKWQSNKLNSNMGELQNLENVNNINSHNYVNNYVSTSNYLAANNFDSTNYGFYGNYGNIHMNNKTEKSSRISLLFKMKIYLTYICEYDILNLLIFAAHFIIVVLCNEQWKYLNEEIKQFAHKETHNILQYFEIFRDQLRNKEDITQILKKESDNLKENVHLLRTDLRKIQLQWKFRSKLLSSSEAYIQKINSQICMNEEIVTANKNRISSFKQYLQQVKSDL; encoded by the exons ATGATaagtgataaaaaaaagatatacaaTGAAGACGGTTTAAGATATTTAAAGgtatatgcaaatattttgtttaaatatacagtggaagaaaaggaaaaagtgTCTGTGGAGCTAGCTTTATTgtcagaaaaaataaaaaatggaaaaagattaattaaaataaatattgatttaattgtaataatttttttttttattgttctttATACCTCAAATAGTAtagtaaatacaaaaaattttcaaaactatatatataacaacatAAACGAATCGAAGACATATTCTGAATCATTTTATAAATCTTTAAGTGatgagataaaaaaaataaataatgattttTCTTATGCAACGAGAGAGAAGGATTATACACTGttcaaaaatatacacaGTAAATTTGAACTGTCCTCATGGgtaaaaaatacattcaCTGAAAAAGTGTCTTATCCAAATTTTCTGAACagcaatattttatttggaAATTGCTGGAGAATAACTATgagattatataaaaaaaatggggaGGATATAttaaggaatatatataaatataaaaaaatatatgaaatatatccAGACagtatattttcaaatgatATAGAAGACGCAAGAAATGTTAATTCTctttattttgataaaaaatggaattatttattttcatatgagaaatcatataaaaaaataggaggattatatcaaataatatGTGAAAAGGATTATGATAAAATTCAAGAACAACTTTCTCAAGGTACTAATATATACTCAGCTGATTTTCCTTACTTTATACCAGctattatattaacaaattataatgTATCTTCTGTGGCATTagactttttattatttaatcctgtattaaatatgatctcatataatgttttaaaatttgccTTTTTGCCTAATGCGAAAACGTATAAGGAAATAGTAACAATGGCTGCATCATATAATCAGTtcagtatttattttatcctttCCTTAGCTatatttcttcttattttttttatatatgttttaacaAATATCCGAAAACTTGCAATG CTGGCCAGTTACGAAGAGGGAAAACACAAAATGCATGCATTACATTCTCTAGGGGACGTAAAAGCAGTTGCAGATTTATTACAAGAAGTGAATTTTACTATTTCCATTAtcgaattaataaaaagtattttgATTAGTATAACAATAGTAACGTTTACATTGTCGTGTTTCGTCTTCTTAAAGCGTTTTGGactgttaataaaaaaatatagcaacgttgagaaaaatatcaaaaaagattttttatatccttttttcatcattatagCTATAATATTAGGATGCTTAGctatattttctctttttagctataaactttttcatatttcagAAAATGTGAACTCTAGTATgctttatgtttttatttttaatgtatgtattatatttgcAAATTTCCAAGGATTTAATATTTCGTCCATTGTTAGTGAAGAAACAACATTATCCTATTTTTATTCGATTcctgctcttttttttattgtcaCTGTAagcttttcttttatattttttctggCTATTAAATCGTTCATTAAAAgaaatcaaaaaatttatgatgcatttatatatcaaTACGGCACTAAATTATTAagacataataataaatacaaaaaaaataaaggaaataaaattgaaagcGGACAGGATGATGATACCATATATGACGAAGGTAAAGTTCGGAAAGGAAAATCATTCGTAAGAGAATGTTCcacagaagaaaaaaaaaaaaaaacaagtagACTCAATTCAACGGAATTAATTGTACATTCGCATGAACAGATAGACGAACAATATGAAAAAGACAGAAGTGATAATACGCAAAAATACACTGGAGAAATGGTAAGCAATGGTAGTGGTAGCAGAAGTAGCAGAAGTAGCGGCAGTAACAGCAGTATAAGTGGTGGTGTGCACTCGTTATATAACTCAGATGATTTGAACATTTCGAACGAGTCAAATGTTTATGAAGTAGATCCGGACGAGTTAGACAACAAGGATTTATGTTACAATGATATTTTAGATATATGTGAAAAGTCAAATGGAAATGAAGATATAAGGAATgtggaaaaggaaaaaaataataatgaaaaaaaagaaaaaaaaaaggcctTATTTCgcatagaaaaaattttcaataaatttttaaacttGAATGACTTTTTACCTCtttcctttaaaaaaaaaaaacttattttaagaatatataataaccataaaaaaaaaagtgtgggaataatattttctatatttgtATACACAACTTTATTGAtctttattatgttattccttattaatgattataaaaaaataagagaaagCGATAATTTATTGAAATATCAATTGGAAAATATAGATTCCTCACCTAGAAGTAGTATATATACGAAAATGatatttcatcatttaagaaaaaatataaatgttaatattaaaaaaggaaattttaattttaatgaaataaagaataaaagtgATGTTATTAAATGgttaaataattcttttatttcgtttttacaaaatagtCCAACTGCTGTTGGAAATGACGTTCATAATTATGAAACGTTTAAGTGGATGGACATATTTAGTATTCGGggtgaagaaataaaagttaatattacatttagAGAGAAAATCAATTCTTCAAATAATGCTCTTATATGTGATAGAGCGAggaaaaattgttatataaatataaagaacgAAAGATTAATATTACAAAGCAAATTAGACGATATAGCGTTACTAATTAATAATTCAGTTGAAAGAAttgaaatttcttttattttattcgaTAAGAATGATCTTCATAGTGTCTTAGTTACCatacattttgtttttacgtCAAGTGGATATATAtcgaaaaatatatattttggtcatttattttttaagtcttttaatatttcttattttaaagGTGTAGTAATTAATCTACTATTTATCACCATACTGTTCTCTTTATTTAtagtcatatatatatatcttattacaaattttagggatttttataatatatttctttcagTTTTAAGTAAGAATTTTGTCCATTTACCAATGAACAAATGGCAAAGTAACAAGTTAAACAGTAACATGGGTGAACTGCAAAATTTGGAGAacgtaaataatattaactcTCACAATTATGTTAATAACTACGTGTCTACAAGTAACTACTTAGCTGCAAATAACTTCGATAGCACAAATTACGGTTTTTACGGAAATTATGGTAATATTCATATGAACAACAAAACGGAAAAGTCTTCTCGTATTAGCTTATtgtttaaaatgaaaatttatctGACGTATATTTGCGAATACGACATTTTAAACTTACTCATTTTTGCTgcacattttattattgttgtgTTGTG